The Desulfovibrio psychrotolerans nucleotide sequence ACAACGCCGCACGCGCCGCGCTCCACGGCGGCTCTGGCAAAGGTGTGCCCGTCAAACCGCTCGCCGCTTATGCAGAAAAACAATTCGCCCTTCTGCAACATCCGGCTGTCGGTCTGCACGCCCGTCGGCACGGTCTCTCCGGCATCACCCAGAAAGCCGATGGCGCCCATGGCGTCCTGTATGTCGTTAAGCGTCAGCTTCACCCGAGCATCTCCCTGAGCACAGCCTGATCACTGAAAGAAATCTTTTCCGTTCCGATGACCTGATAGTCCTCATGCCCCTTTCCGGCCACGAGGATGCAGTCGCCGGGACGCGCCTCTGCCACGGCAAGGCCGATGGCTGTGCGGCGGTCCGGTTCGGTCAGCACGCGCGGGCAGGCGGCAAGCCCCGGCTTCACGTCTTCAAGAATGCTTACCGGGTCTTCGGTACGCGGGTTGTCGGAAGTAAGCACCGCTACGTCCGAAAGACGGGCCACGGCCTCGCCCATGAGCGGGCGTTTGCGGCGGTCACGGTCGCCTCCGCAGCCGAACACGGTGATAATACGGGCAAATCCCACCTTGCGCAGCGCTCCCAGCACGTTGTCCAGCGCATCCGGGGTGTGCGCGTAGTCCACAAAGGCGTGCACGCCCCGGCCATTGGGCACTCTCTCCAGCCTGCCGGGAACCCCGTTAAAGTGCTCCAGCCCCCGCATCTGTTCGGCGGAAAGGCCAAGGCAGCGCGCCATGCCCTGCACCGCCAGCAGGTTGGAAGCATTGTGGTAGCCCACCATGGGGGAGGTAATCTCCCAGTGCTCGCCGTCCAGATTCATGCGCAGGTGCAGGCCGTCCACGGTGCAGGCAAGCACCTCGCCCCGCAGCACGCGGCAGCCGTCCACGGCCACGTCGTGCAGAGTAAAGCCCAGCCCGCCGGGCACCATCGGCAGCAGTCGCCTGCCGTAGGGGTCGTCCACATTGATCACGGCAGGCTTGTCCAGCCGGGGCACCTGCGTGAACAGACGCGCCTTGGCGGCAAAATAGGTTTCCATGTCGCCGTGATAGTCCAGATGGTCCTGCGTCAGATTGGTGAGAATGGCTCCGCCGTACTCCACGCCCGCCGTCCGGTTCTGGTCAAGCGCGTGGGAAGAAACCTCCATGAACGCGGCGTCCACCTGCGCAGCCGCCATACGCGCCAGCAGGGCGTGCACCTTCAGGCAGTCCGGGGTGGTCATCTTGGCTTCCTGCTCGCCTCCGGGCCAGCGGTAACTCACGGTGCCTATAACCCCGGCCCTGCGTCCGGCCGCGTTGAAAAGATGCTCCAGCAGATAGGTCACGGTGGTCTTGCCGTTGGTTCCGGTCACGCCCACCACGGGAAAAGGCAGCTTCAGCGTGTTGAACCGCACTCCGGCAAGATACCCCAGCGTGGCACGGGGATCTTCCTCCACCACAAAGTGCGCGCCTGTTCCGCTTTTCGGCAGACTGGCTGCCCGGCACACCACATAGGCCGCCCCGCGTTGCAGGGCGTCGGCAATATACGCACCGCCATCGGCACTGGTTCCCGGCACGGCCACAAAAAGGTCTCCTGGCTGCACCTTGCGAGAATCCGCATGTACGCCCACGAGCCCTGTTCGAACCTGCTCCACCAGTTGTTCCAGCGTTATCGTCTGAACCATGCTAAAAACGCTCCGAAAGCCAGAGTATGTATTCCTGCGCCCCTTCCTTGGGCCACTGGGCACCGGGAAGCGGGCTCTGCTTTGACACCACAAACCCTTCGCCGCGCACAACGGGAATGACTCCCCTGCGCGCAAAGGCTTCCACCGCACTGCGCAGAGACTTGCCGCGCACATCAGGCACGGTGGTTTCCACGGCCATGGTTGCATGCGACACATCCTGCCGCACTTCGGTCAGTCCGGGCTGCGACGCAGGCCTTGCAGATGCCTGTCCTGCAGCCGTCTGACCAGCCTTGCCAGCCTGCTTTTCCGCCGCAGTTGCTACGGCAGCCGTGCCGGATTTTCCCGCCCCCGGAAGCTGCGCATAGCCCGTGTCCGGCAGGGTGCCCATGTAGGCAAGAGACTGCATGGCTATCTGCCGGAAAGCCGGAGCGGCAATGACGCCGCCGTAATGATTCTTCTTCGGCTCATCCACAATAACGGCAATGACGTAACGGGGGGCGTCCGCAGGGAAAAATCCCACAAAAGAGCCGGTATACTTGTCGCCGTAACCGCCCT carries:
- a CDS encoding UDP-N-acetylmuramoyl-L-alanyl-D-glutamate--2,6-diaminopimelate ligase, with the protein product MVQTITLEQLVEQVRTGLVGVHADSRKVQPGDLFVAVPGTSADGGAYIADALQRGAAYVVCRAASLPKSGTGAHFVVEEDPRATLGYLAGVRFNTLKLPFPVVGVTGTNGKTTVTYLLEHLFNAAGRRAGVIGTVSYRWPGGEQEAKMTTPDCLKVHALLARMAAAQVDAAFMEVSSHALDQNRTAGVEYGGAILTNLTQDHLDYHGDMETYFAAKARLFTQVPRLDKPAVINVDDPYGRRLLPMVPGGLGFTLHDVAVDGCRVLRGEVLACTVDGLHLRMNLDGEHWEITSPMVGYHNASNLLAVQGMARCLGLSAEQMRGLEHFNGVPGRLERVPNGRGVHAFVDYAHTPDALDNVLGALRKVGFARIITVFGCGGDRDRRKRPLMGEAVARLSDVAVLTSDNPRTEDPVSILEDVKPGLAACPRVLTEPDRRTAIGLAVAEARPGDCILVAGKGHEDYQVIGTEKISFSDQAVLREMLG